A window of the Burkholderia sp. 9120 genome harbors these coding sequences:
- a CDS encoding antibiotic biosynthesis monooxygenase: MIKYALFARFEAKPGKEADVAAFLEKGLELANQETTTPIWFALKLSDRVFGVFDAFQDEAGRDAHLSGPIAKALMGSADELFVAPPEIAKIEVLGLKNQAV, from the coding sequence ATGATCAAGTACGCACTGTTCGCGCGCTTTGAAGCGAAGCCCGGCAAGGAAGCAGACGTGGCGGCTTTTCTGGAAAAAGGGCTGGAGCTGGCGAATCAGGAAACCACCACGCCGATCTGGTTTGCGTTGAAATTGTCGGATCGTGTGTTCGGTGTGTTCGACGCGTTCCAGGACGAAGCGGGCCGCGACGCGCATCTGAGTGGGCCGATCGCCAAGGCGTTGATGGGCAGCGCCGACGAGTTGTTCGTGGCGCCGCCGGAGATCGCGAAGATCGAGGTGCTTGGGCTGAAGAATCAGGCGGTGTAA
- a CDS encoding OmpA family protein → MLNPRTSSTSRTSGSPRIRMAALLAGLLLSAAAQADNDGPARVTPVDNNGMAIHTTVLPGTASAQTGTAGPAVTTAGLASGTTGAGTGAITAAPPPANATPGQVVVGGKVPDEATKAAVLAKLRDTYGAANVVDQIEVADVATPPNWSANVQKLIGPQLKQISKGQLKIDGTQIDVKGEVHNESQRQQLASDMANALNPTYTIKNGLRVSASEQGLLDQTLANRTIEFETGSATLTPQGRLILDQMAAAMQKMTTRTVAIIGHTDNSGNRSSNIALSQARADAVKGYLVAKGISPQQMTTTGVGPDQPIASNDSTDGRARNRRIEFRAGS, encoded by the coding sequence ATGCTGAACCCACGTACCTCAAGCACCTCCCGTACCTCAGGCAGCCCACGCATTCGCATGGCCGCGCTGCTCGCGGGGCTGCTGCTCAGCGCCGCCGCGCAGGCCGACAACGACGGCCCGGCGCGCGTCACGCCGGTCGACAACAACGGCATGGCGATTCACACTACGGTGCTGCCGGGCACGGCGTCCGCGCAAACGGGCACCGCCGGTCCCGCAGTCACCACCGCGGGCCTCGCCAGCGGCACGACCGGCGCCGGCACCGGCGCGATCACCGCTGCGCCGCCGCCCGCCAATGCAACGCCGGGTCAGGTGGTGGTCGGCGGCAAGGTGCCCGACGAAGCGACCAAGGCCGCCGTGCTCGCGAAACTGCGCGACACGTATGGCGCGGCCAATGTGGTCGATCAGATCGAAGTGGCCGACGTCGCGACGCCGCCCAACTGGTCGGCCAACGTGCAAAAACTGATCGGCCCGCAGTTGAAGCAGATCAGCAAAGGCCAGTTGAAGATCGACGGCACGCAGATCGACGTAAAGGGCGAAGTGCATAACGAATCGCAGCGCCAGCAACTCGCGAGCGACATGGCGAATGCGCTGAACCCGACCTACACGATCAAGAACGGACTGCGCGTGAGCGCGTCCGAACAGGGGCTGCTCGATCAGACGCTGGCCAACCGCACGATCGAATTCGAAACCGGCAGCGCGACGCTCACGCCGCAAGGCCGGCTGATTCTCGATCAGATGGCAGCCGCCATGCAGAAGATGACGACCCGAACCGTGGCGATCATCGGTCACACCGACAACTCGGGTAATCGCTCGTCGAATATCGCGCTGAGCCAGGCGCGCGCGGATGCGGTGAAGGGCTATCTGGTCGCCAAGGGCATCTCCCCGCAGCAGATGACGACCACCGGCGTCGGTCCGGATCAGCCGATCGCGTCGAACGATTCGACGGATGGGCGCGCAAGGAACCGGCGCATCGAGTTCCGCGCCGGGTCGTAA
- the tagF gene encoding type VI secretion system-associated protein TagF: MTQTVQAQIAYFGKIPSRGDFVKSAHNPQLLATLDRWIAEAMELLTDDPRWKIVYENAKPMHFAFLGSRSKLAIAGHMVASHDQSSRRFPFLAATALEVEKPLTFLAHSPLAFARLWSRIASQMKPLLGASEPAGALQALGETMVPIEIGGGPGNPHDGTFNDFVEHQTLAGLEQMLLASGHPVRLRGAMLALGSLLRPVMQSGSSHLERGLTLPLPNDPFYRSLVAAFWLELIAPFVAQADFELAIFIGTIAERERLIIGFNGASAKTLHSVVDPQSYAAHNIDIDDPEWIDEHAQNDHGISKLVSYLDQPQLSLRVSIDTFREAFTGA, from the coding sequence ATGACGCAGACCGTCCAGGCGCAAATCGCCTATTTCGGCAAGATTCCGTCGCGCGGCGACTTCGTGAAGAGCGCGCATAACCCGCAGTTGCTGGCCACGCTCGACCGCTGGATCGCGGAAGCCATGGAACTGCTTACCGACGATCCGCGCTGGAAGATCGTCTACGAAAACGCCAAGCCGATGCACTTCGCGTTCCTCGGTTCGCGCAGCAAGCTGGCCATCGCCGGCCACATGGTGGCGAGCCACGATCAGTCGTCGCGGCGCTTTCCGTTTCTCGCCGCCACGGCGCTCGAAGTCGAAAAGCCGCTGACCTTCCTCGCGCACAGCCCGCTCGCGTTCGCGCGCCTATGGTCGCGCATCGCTTCGCAAATGAAGCCGCTGCTCGGCGCGAGCGAGCCGGCCGGCGCGCTGCAGGCGCTCGGCGAGACGATGGTGCCGATCGAGATTGGCGGCGGTCCCGGCAATCCGCACGACGGCACGTTCAACGACTTCGTCGAGCATCAGACGCTCGCCGGTCTCGAACAGATGCTGCTCGCGAGCGGCCACCCGGTGCGTCTGCGCGGCGCGATGCTGGCGCTCGGCTCGCTGCTGCGTCCGGTGATGCAAAGCGGCTCGTCGCATCTCGAACGCGGGCTCACCTTGCCGCTGCCGAACGACCCGTTCTACCGCAGTCTGGTGGCCGCGTTCTGGCTCGAACTGATCGCGCCGTTCGTCGCCCAGGCGGATTTCGAACTGGCCATTTTCATCGGCACGATTGCCGAGCGCGAGCGGCTCATCATCGGCTTTAACGGCGCTTCGGCCAAAACGCTGCACAGCGTGGTCGACCCGCAGTCGTATGCGGCACATAACATCGATATCGACGATCCCGAGTGGATCGACGAACACGCACAAAACGATCATGGCATCAGCAAGCTCGTCAGTTACCTCGACCAACCGCAACTGTCGCTGCGCGTCAGCATCGACACGTTCCGCGAAGCCTTCACGGGAGCGTGA